From one Nycticebus coucang isolate mNycCou1 chromosome 14, mNycCou1.pri, whole genome shotgun sequence genomic stretch:
- the LOC128565507 gene encoding olfactory receptor 502-like translates to MESLVDGNHTAVTGFILLGLTNDPILRVILFVIMLCIYLVTISGNLSTIILIRISSQLHHPMYFFLSHLAFTDMGYSSSVTPNMLVNFLVERNTISYLGCATQIGSGAFFGTSECFLLAAMAYDRFVAICNPLLYSTKMSTQICVQLLLVAYISSFLNASSFTFSFFSLFFCGPNRVNHFFCDFAPLIELSCSDASVPAAVPSCSSGSIIVVTVLVIAISYIYILTTILKMRSREGRHKAFSTCTSHLTAVTLFYGTITFIYVMPKSSYSTDQNKVVSVFYLVVIPMLNPIIYSLRNEEIKGALKRELGRKIFS, encoded by the coding sequence ATGGAATCCCTGGTGGATGGGAACCACACTGCTGTCACAGGCTTCATTTTATTGGGcttaacaaatgatcccatcctCCGAGTCATCCTCTTTGTGATCATGCTATGCATCTACCTGGTGACCATATCTGGCAACCTCAGCACAATCATTCTAATCAGAATCTCCTCTCAGCTTCATCaccctatgtatttttttctgagccaCTTGGCTTTTACTGACATGGGTTATTCATCTTCTGTCACCCCCAACATGCTTGTAAACTTCCTGGTGGAGAGAAATACAATCTCTTATCTTGGATGTGCCACCCAGATTGGCTCAGGTGCTTTCTTTGGGACATCTGAATGCTTCCTTCTGGCTGCCATGGCATATGATCGCTTTGTGGCAATCTGCAACCCTCTGCTTTATTCAACCAAAATGTCCACACAGATCTGTGTCCAGTTACTCCTAGTGGCTTATATAAGTAGTTTTCTCAATGCTTCCtcttttacattttccttcttttctttattcttctgtgGACCAAATAGAGTCAATCATTTTTTCTGTGATTTTGCTCCTTTAATTGAGCTTTCCTGTTCTGATGCCAGTGTCCCTGCAGCTGTTCCCTCGTGTTCTTCTGGGTCCATCATTGTGGTCACTGTGCTTGTCATTGCCATCTCCTACATCTATATCCTCACCACCATCCTGAAGATGCGCTCCAGGGAGGGGCGCCACAAGGCCTTTTCCACTTGCACCTCCCACCTTACTGCAGTCACTTTGTTCTATGGGACCATTACCTTCATTTATGTGATGCCCAAGTCCAGCTATTCAACTGACCAGAACAAGGTGGTGTCTGTGTTCTACTTGGTGGTGATCCCTATGTTGAACCCAATAATCTACAGTCTGAGAAATGAGGAGATTAAGGGAGCACTGAAGAGAGAGCttggtagaaaaatattttcttag